The Bos javanicus breed banteng chromosome 11, ARS-OSU_banteng_1.0, whole genome shotgun sequence genome includes a window with the following:
- the PCBP1 gene encoding poly(rC)-binding protein 1, producing the protein MDAGVTESGLNVTLTIRLLMHGKEVGSIIGKKGESVKRIREESGARINISEGNCPERIITLTGPTNAIFKAFAMIIDKLEEDINSSMTNSTAASRPPVTLRLVVPATQCGSLIGKGGCKIKEIRESTGAQVQVAGDMLPNSTERAITIAGVPQSVTECVKQICLVMLETLSQSPQGRVMTIPYQPMPASSPVICAGGQDRCSDAAGYPHATHDLEGPPLDAYSIQGQHTISPLDLAKLNQVARQQSHFAMMHGGTGFAGIDSSSPEVKGYWASLDASTQTTHELTIPNNLIGCIIGRQGANINEIRQMSGAQIKIANPVEGSSGRQVTITGSAASISLAQYLINARLSSEKGMGCS; encoded by the coding sequence ATGGATGCCGGTGTGACTGAAAGTGGACTAAATGTGACTCTCACCATTCGGCTGCTTATGCACGGAAAGGAAGTAGGAAGCATCATTGGGAAGAAAGGGGAGTCGGTTAAGAGGATCCGCGAGGAGAGTGGCGCGCGGATCAACATCTCGGAGGGGAATTGCCCGGAGAGAATCATCACTCTGACCGGCCCCACCAATGCCATCTTTAAGGCCTTCGCTATGATTATCGACAAGCTGGAAGAAGATATCAACAGCTCCATGACCAACAGCACGGCGGCCAGCAGGCCCCCGGTCACCCTGAGGCTGGTGGTGCCGGCCACCCAGTGCGGCTCCCTGATTGGGAAAGGCGGGTGTAAGATCAAAGAGATCCGCGAGAGTACCGGGGCCCAGGTCCAGGTGGCGGGGGATATGCTGCCCAACTCCACCGAGCGGGCCATCACCATTGCTGGCGTGCCGCAGTCTGTCACCGAGTGTGTCAAGCAGATCTGCCTGGTCATGCTGGAGACGCTCTCCCAGTCTCCGCAAGGGAGAGTCATGACCATTCCGTACCAGCCCATGCCGGCCAGCTCTCCAGTCATCTGCGCGGGCGGCCAAGATCGGTGCAGCGACGCTGCGGGCTACCCCCACGCCACCCATGACCTGGAGGGACCACCTCTAGATGCCTACTCGATTCAAGGACAACACACCATTTCTCCGCTCGATCTGGCCAAGCTGAACCAGGTGGCAAGACAACAGTCTCACTTTGCCATGATGCACGGCGGGACCGGATTCGCCGGAATTGACTCCAGCTCTCCAGAGGTGAAAGGCTATTGGGCAAGTTTGGATGCATCTACTCAAACCACCCATGAACTCACCATTCCAAATAACTTAATTGGCTGCATAATCGGGCGCCAAGGCGCCAACATTAATGAGATCCGCCAGATGTCCGGGGCCCAGATCAAAATTGCCAACCCAGTGGAAGGCTCTTCTGGTAGGCAGGTTACTATCACTGGTTCTGCTGCCAGTATTAGTCTGGCCCAATATCTAATCAATGCCAGGCTTTCTTCTGAGAAGGGCATGGGGTGCAGCTAG